The following is a genomic window from Miltoncostaea oceani.
CTCCGGCGGCCTCGTCGGGACGCTCGTGGCGCTGCTCTACCCGGCGCTCGACATGACGTGCCTCGCCGCCCTCGGCTGGATCATCCTGCGCCACGGCTCGCGCAGCCCCGTCTGGCTGCGCTGGGTGGTCGCGGCCTTCGCGTTGCAGAGCGCCGCGGGCCTGGCGTACGTCACCGCGACGCTCCTCGGCCACGACATCGCCGTCGCCGCCGCGGGCATCTACATGGCCGCCGGGTTCACGTGGGTCGCGGCGGGCCTCGCGCGGCGGCGGGCGGCGGAGCGCACCTGGGCCGCGGGCCTGCACGACGCCCCGCCGGTCTGGAGCCAGACCCTCCCCTTCGTGCTCGGCATGGCCGTCGTGCTGCTGGGCGTCGTGCGGCCCGAGACGGAGCTGCGCATCGCGGCCGGGGTCGGGGCCGTGCTGATGGGCGTCCGCTCGATCGAGGCGCTGCGCGTGGCGCGCGGCCTGCTCGCCGAACGCGACCGCCTCCTCGTCACGGACCCCCTCACCGGCGCCTTCAACCGGCGCTTCCTCGCCCACGAGAGCGGCCGGGCGTTCGCGGCGGCGGAGCGCAACGACGACCACCTCGCGGCGATCGCCCTCGACCTCGACCACTTCAAGTCGGTGAACGACCGGCTCGGCCACGGCGTCGGCGACCAGCTGCTGCAGACCGTCGCCCGGGCGATCCGCAGCCAGCTGCGCGCGAGCGACCTGCTCTGCCGCCTCGGCGGCGACGAGTTCCTGATCCTCTGCCCCGCCACCGACGGTGACGGCGCCCTCGCGGTCGCCGAGCGGATCCGCGTGCAGGTGCGCGACTGCGCGCAGCGCCTCGTCCCGGAGATCCCGGTGACCACGTCGCTCGGCATCGCGACGTTCCCCGCCGACGCCGCCGACCCGGCCGACCTGATGCGCGCCGCCGACGACGCGCTCTACGCCGCGAAGGCCCTCGGCCGCGACGTCGCGGCCCGCTACGTGGGCCCGCCCCCGGAGCTCGTCCCGGGCTGATCGCGCGGGGCCCGGCCGGGGCGTTGGTACAGTCGTCGGGCGGGCGCGCGTCCCGTCCCGCGGGTGTAGCTCAATGGTAGAGCAATGGCCTTCCAAGCCATCGACGGGGGTTCGACTCCCCTCACCCGCTCTGCGCCGTGCGGCGACGCCGGCCGGACACGCGTACTCCCTACGGATGCCGGTCCCGGTCCGCCGTGTGATCGTGGCCTCATGCGGGCCCGGCGGATGATCGCGATCGTGACGGTGGCGTCCTGCCTCGCCACGCCGGCGGTCGCCGGTGCGGCGAGGGTGTGGCAGCCCGCGCTCACGATCACGCCGCGCGGGGCGCAGCCCGGCGACCCCGCGGCGGCCGCGGGGACGGGGGGCGAGGGGCTCGCCGCGTTCACCGTGGACCACGCCGGCCGCGCGCAGGTGGAGGCGCGGGTGCGTGTGCCGGACGTCCGCGCGCCCTGGGCGCGGCTGGTGCTGTCCGGGACCTTCCCCGTGCGGCCCCCGCCGCCCGTGGCCGCGATCGAACCGGGCGGGAGGGCGTTCGTCGCGTGGAGGGTCCCCGGGGGCGGTGTGCGCGCAGCCGTGCGGGACCGGCCGCGTGGCGCGTGGCGGGTGGTGCCCGTCGCGGCCGGCGGCGCGACCGACGACGAGTTCCGCTCGTTCACCGGCGCCGCGGCGGCGATGCAGGGCGGGACCGTCCTGTCGACGCTGGCGTGGGCGGAGCGGACAGGCGGAGCGTGGACGGTGCGGGTCGCCCGGCGGGCGGGGACCGGCGCGGTGTGGGGCGAGTCGCCGCGGCTCCCGCTGCCCGCGGGCGCCGACGGGCCGTCG
Proteins encoded in this region:
- a CDS encoding GGDEF domain-containing protein, producing the protein MRAWRILLAVSVAAVGAVIVLSLLAPGLAGRIALAEWGQALAEAAGAAACAVAASHTRGRARLVWVLFATGQATWAATDALAGATVLLDIEVAEVSALDAGWLVFYVPMLGAVCILYRHLRPERGWQGLLDGLIVTVATAAVAWTALLSPLARDASGGLVGTLVALLYPALDMTCLAALGWIILRHGSRSPVWLRWVVAAFALQSAAGLAYVTATLLGHDIAVAAAGIYMAAGFTWVAAGLARRRAAERTWAAGLHDAPPVWSQTLPFVLGMAVVLLGVVRPETELRIAAGVGAVLMGVRSIEALRVARGLLAERDRLLVTDPLTGAFNRRFLAHESGRAFAAAERNDDHLAAIALDLDHFKSVNDRLGHGVGDQLLQTVARAIRSQLRASDLLCRLGGDEFLILCPATDGDGALAVAERIRVQVRDCAQRLVPEIPVTTSLGIATFPADAADPADLMRAADDALYAAKALGRDVAARYVGPPPELVPG